The genomic segment ttacatagggttgaaaaaagaccagtctagtgctgggcggtatgaccaaaaatttatatcacggtatttttcaaaattatatcggtatcacggtatttgacggtatttttttttcccccatgcatgattaggtgaccaccccaaacacccgccacccgcaccccccccgccaccccaaacacccccccatccgcacgcagccccccatccgcacgcaccccccccaccccaaacacccccccatccgcacgcacgcaccccccccaccccccatccgcacacacaccccccaccccaaacacccccccatccccttcacataaatataaccccccaccccccccaaacacaaccccatccccttcacataagtataacccacccccaccccaaacacccccccatccccttcacataaatataaccccccaccccacccccccaaacacaaccccatccccttcacataagtataacccacccacccccaccccaaacacccccccatccccttcacataaatataaccccccaccccaccccaccccccccaaacacaaccccatccccttcacataagtataacccacccacccccacccccacccatccccttcacataaaatataattactggccaggcaccccccgacagctcacattggtatccgactctgaatgcgtcctagcgatggcacttttgtagagtgtgcgcgctgacgtcacgtgcgcgctgacgtcacgtgcgcacccggaagtattcagcacaccggtatgggggtatgtagaaaattcatatcggtttcaaaaaaaaaaacggtgatcggtttttaccggtataccgcccagcactagaccagtccatcaagttcaacccatccaagtaaacccagcacacacaacccacacctaccaatctatacactcacatacataaactatatatatatcttgaccTTATTAAACCCTTGAACATACATTCCCAGCTTAACTTTGGACTTTTCTACCTCTTTTATATTCAATATAGTTCAACTCAGTATTTAACAAATGATAgtaattgtttatattttattgttatatattttattgttttgttcagTGCCCTAACTAGAAGTTGGTATATTTTTCCCAATTGTTATCCCTGTGTTTATTAAAAAGGGTGAACCCTTAAACAGTTAgtgctcagagtgctcttctgagcccTTTTGCCAGGCTACAGTCAGCAGAAAATTACatttgtgatgttgctctgcttagaaaatagAGTtggtgagcagagaagagtcattcGAATTTCAAactacagcaccacctgctgttcagtTTTCGGTGACTGGCTACAGTCCGTAGAAAATGAAAGGGGTTGctcaacttttagtataatgtagagagtaatattccgagacgatctgcaattggtcttcattttttattatttgtgtattttttttttatttcactcagCAAACTTCCTGCTCACCACTTAATACGTTTGGTCCGGGTCTGATAGAAAATTAAGTCAgtcaaatgtaatgtaaatgtaattactgtgtaataactgctaatatcttcaaaactggaagaaaaaaaaataatgtacatgtCAAAAGTGCTCAGATAAGTATTTGAGGGTTTTCATTGCCTTTAAACCTCATTATTTTCCTGGGAAATTGAGAAGTTGGCTGAATTGGAAATcacatgatttatttattatcattctgTATTAGCCTGGCTGCGTTGTTCTGAATGCCGGTAACCCAGTCTGAATGAGTCACATTTTGTGCAATTGTATATAAAACAGCGTATTGGTTTTTCCCTGTGCCTTGTGCGTTGCAAAGTCCCAAGTACGGTGGATGGTGAAATGATTAGTAGCTGCCAATGTGAATGATGCCCTCTGTTCATACTTTCTCCTTTTCTGTTTTAGGGAGAAATGATTCCAAGATGAGGGAAGCAGACAAACTAGACAACATGAAATCTCAAGACAGGTAAATTTGACTGCAGCTCTCTGTTCTGTGCTGTCTGTTCATGAGTCACATTTATGGGTTAAATCATTCTTCCCACCTAGCACCAGGGCATTACTCTGCAACAAGCAATCAGCTGATGTATGTTATGGTTCTACCCCAACATATCTTGCCTTTTGACAAATTCCAAAACAGTTGCAGCAAATATTCTCATGCTGTATAAGGCATGTTTTTGGTTTTCtgtaacatttattttcattaactaatgttttgtattttgttttaaaggggtttCAGGTCGGGGGGCCGGGGAAGTGAGAGGAAGAGGTGCGACTCCTTTGTGAACAGTCTGTTTGAAGAGGCAGAGAACGCTGGCGCTCTTATTGCTTCTCCTGAGGATGAAGACAGCAATGTAAATAGACAACCTTAGGGTCACTGTACCTCCTGCTGAGTGGTGGGAAATACCTATTCAGGCATAGATTTATGGCTTCTTGCAGTCAGCAAGCCAACCCAGCGGTGAAGCTGAGGGGAGTACCCATCTTCTATGTACCCACACTGTACTGCATAAATACCTGCTCTAGGAGAGGGGGTCTGCCTGGAGGGCTGGATATTAAGCCGCTTGTAatgggattataacacaataggagggttATAGTAGACAAAGGCAGCCTGGGCAAAGCTCATTCTATACCCTCTATAAGGTTACATCTTACTGCCCCATTTTCTCTCTTTGAAACACTATAAACAGCTTTACAGGGTCCTGTATCTGGTTAAACATAACCCACTGGCAAAGTAGTTAGACTAACCAGTAGTTTACCTGCTGATGCTCTTGGGGTTGTGGAAGTCTATATACAGTGTGATCTGACTGGCTTCATTCATCTCTTATAGAACTAATCGCATTCAGTTGGGTTCAGCTGTTTGCTGTTTCACTTGAGCAAATTTAGTTGAAGGAGTGGTGATAGCCTAGAACAAGCAGTGTCTGCTTATATACAGACTGGCACGCAGCATTGTAACCTGCTGCCATTTGGCTTCCTATAACCCTTCCATATGGCAGCAGATTGAGAGGCTGACGAGTGACTGCCTGCCATAACTCTGTTCCACTTGAATAAATAGACTAGAGGGAAACTGCAAGTGACCTAATAAATTGGCACTCCCGCTAGTGATTTTACCCTTCCCACCTACTTCTAGAAATGCTTGCACTTCCCTACTGATAGCATTAGGGCTAGTGGCGTATATTAGCTTTCTTCTATAGAGTGAATCTTTCTCTTACTGCAGCCTTGTTTATGCCCATGTCTTTCTCTCATGCAGGCCGACGTCATCatcaaaatgtggaaaaatggCTTTACAATAAACGACGGGTATCTCAGGGATTATAGCGGTGCTGAGAACCGGCAGTTCATGGACTCCGTGCGCAAAGGGCAAGTGGAATTGATGCCTACTAATTGTACACTTAGTGGTCATAGCCCAATCTAGTGTATTATTCTGATGGCAGTCAGTAAAATACTGGGGTGACTTTCTTGATGGAGCCTTTAGtcattaaagggaatgtaaacccttAAAGCAAAGCTGATACCTAGTTttcgagatattagcagtttttacagtAGTAATATATGAAATTTGTTAGCAGAAACTTTATAAAGGTAAGGAAGCACTATTTAGACAAAATAATTTAGCGACTCATTTCAGCAATGGAGCATTTATCATATGGGCAAACAGTCAAACcaagggtttccttgtccttttatagAAATTGCTAAAGTGCTTAGAAGAGTGCTGAGAGcaattttacaataattttattttgagggtttacattaCCTTTACCTATCAAATGCTTTGCATGCTGGTCAGCTTACCTTTATGTACTCTGCATTGCTTAGGGAGCTTCCTGAGGAGCTACAGAAAACATTTGATAAAGAAGAGATTGCTGTCAACGTGGAAGACAGAAAGAACGAAGAATATTTATTACGAAAACCCAATATTGATGCATTCTCAGGTCTAGGGCACCGACTGGGAAGGTAATGGCAGTGTGTgtataaacaaaatatacagtgtacaggggtatatttatcatgctgtgtaaacagtggagtgaaacattaccggtgatgttgctcatagcagccaatcagatgctttgctttggttttctaactgttgaaatctaattgctgattggttgccctgggcaacatcccaaataatgcttcactccactttttacacagcatgataaatatacccctatgccCATCTCAGGGCACTTCTCTTGGAATTTAGTCTTTTGTTGTGGGCTTCGCAGCAATGGGAAGGtgctgccattttttaattttaaagtgaaaCTATAATGTTTGGTATCTAATAAACATCAACTGACAATGCATACAATGCCTCCAACAGCGCCGCGCCAAAAGTCATTACCAAAGACATGGAAACATGCAATGAGCAGAGTCTTCCATCCGTAGACCTGAATGAACTAGAGCCTCTCACAAACATAAAGGTTTGGCTGGCCGACGGGAAGAGGATCGTACAGAAATTCAACACCTCACATAGGTAATGAGAACCggttactgtttttttattaaattgggCATAAGCATTTGATAGGAAGCGCTTGTGGAATAGCAGtataaatacaacaataccaaaacttgctctaagccacccagtacatcaagcctaatttaaaatttgaaacagccagTGTCAATTATCGTTCTCTCACCCCTTCACAAAGTTGGTCCAAGCCTTGCCCTGgacccttcacccagggaaaattattttcactaactatttattcattaaattatcacagtttttcatggacactcaccccactgatccaatGGTCCGGGTGTAGCGCCCCAGACCCGTAGCAAAGGGGTAGAAACTCGTCAGgacaattgtgaataaagctaattcttaaaccaccttcacccgtgtctggagtgcgtacccatcgagaaattgtgcttggGAATAGCAGTATACATGACATTAAccttattctaatttttaacctATTATTCAGTGGCAGGTAGGAACCCCCTAGTTCATGGATGTCTGACTGGCAGTCCAACAGATGCTACAGACTGTAGGTGAAATGGTGGGAGTTGTGGCAGGTTGGACATTGATTATTGACtacaatataaaaacaatatacagCCAGTTAAATGAAAGAAAGTAGTCTCACAACAGAGGCGGGTTGGTCCAAGTGTCCCAGGCATGTAGATTTTAGCAAACAATAGACTGGCACAGGCTGGACCACAGTAGAAAATATGCTGCTTATACAATTTATTGTAGAATATCCACATCATTGCATTGAAAGAAAGCCTTACACATTTCAGCCCACTAGGGGGCATAGGAAACACTGCAGCTTCATAGGGAACAAGTACAAACAAAAGCTGCCAGCCATGAATTAGCTATacataaaacatgaaatattgtGCAATAAtagaaatagtaacatagtaagttgggttgaaaaaagacatacgtccatcaagttcaaccataatgcctatatataacctgcctaactactagttgatccagaggaaggcaaaaaaccccatctgaagcctctctaatttgccacagaggggaaaaaattccttcctgactccaagatggcaatcggaccagtccctggatcaactagtactaagagctatctcccataaccctgtattccctcacttgctaagaatccatccagccccttcttaaagttatataatgtatcagccagcacgactgattcggggagggaattccagaacctcacagctctcacagtaacaaaccctttccgaatgtttaaatggaacctcccttcttctaaacggagtgggtgccctcgtgtccgttggaaggacctactggtaaataaaacattagaaaggttattatatgatccctttatatatttatacatagttatcatgtcacctcttaagcgcctcttctccagtgtaaacagacccaacctggccagtctttcttcataactgagacttcccataccctttaccagcttagttgcccttctctggaccctctctaactcagtaatgtcccgtttgagcactggagaccaaaactgaacagcatattctagatggggccttaccagcgctctgtaaaggggaagaataaccccctcctcccgtgaatctataccccttttaatacagctcaaaaccttgtttgcccttgcagctgctgcctggcattgcttgctacagccaagtttattatctacaaggactccaaggtccttctccattatggatttgcctagtgcagtcccattaagggtatacggggcttgcatatttttacatcccaggtgcatgaccttacatttatccacattaaatctcatctgccacttagctgcccagattgccagttggtcaagatcctgctgcagggatgtcacatcctggatagaattgactggtctgcagagttttgtgtcatctgcaaacactgatacattacaaTGTTTGGCTTTAGAGAACTGTACTTCTAGCAGCTGCTTGCCGCAGGGCATGTCATGCATTGCTCAATATATTGGTTTGACGGTTATAGAAATGCCTGTACTCAACCTTTCTCAGGGTTTATTTCCTTCCCCTccctcagtgtgtgtgtgtaggtgatATACTGAGAGTATTTGCAATaatttcaggggtacccagggcacaaataagcactcaccccaaatccccccctaactggccttcaggctgggcccccttagcccataacaaggttacagatatatagaaacattggggtaacagtcaccctgctatagttccaggggtacccagggcacaaataagcactccccccaaatccccccctaactggccttcaggctgggcccccttagcccataacaaggttacagatatagaaacattggggtaacagtcaccctgctatagttccaggggtacccagggcacaaataagcactcaccccaaatccccccctaactggccttcaggctggggcccccttagcccataacaaggttacagatatatagaaacattggggtaacagtcaccctgctatagttccaggggtacccagggcacaaataagcactcaccccaaatccccccctaactggccttcaggctgggcccccttagcccataacaaggttacagatatatagaaacattggggtaacagtcaccctgctatagttccaggggtacccagagcacaaataagcactcaccccaaatccccccctaactgaccttctcGCTGTTCTGTTTGTTTCTATGCTCCGCAGAATTAGCGACGTGCGAGACTTCCTAGAGAGAATCCCCTGCAAACCTGGGAACGCACCATTCACCCTCgcaacctccttccctctccaTGATCTCCTGGACGAGTCTCTCACCATTCAGGAAGCAGAACTGCAGAACTCTGTTCTGGTCCAAAAATTACAGAGAACAACAGAACCTTTCAGGAACTCGTAGCTGGCGTAAGGCTCAGCCCAGAAAACGTATTGCTTTTTGGTGTCTAGAGCCTGAGAAATGCAGCTCTTGTTGTTTTTTGCGTTTGAAAAGCACTGTGATTGGCCCGTAGGCACCCACTAGATTTTAGTCGTTTATTCTGTATGCCTGGTTGCATTTTTGAGGGCATGTATGACTGCTGACACTGTTCTACACTGTGACACTTCTATATCCTTGCTTGATAAGGTGGGGGTGCACCTAGCCCTGATCCCTGTACACAGAATTACTCAGGCAGCTCTTGTCCCTGATTGGCTGTATTCAGCTAATAGGTATATATTTTCTGTACCATTTGGCATTAGTCAGAAATGAGACACAAACCCTTGTTAGGATTGTGTTCTGATCCCAAACCAGCCAGTGGTAACAGCCAATACATAACCCCCCCCCAACAGTTAACTCCTTCAGCAGGGCTGTGTGCAGTGATGCTTGGCATATGGCAATCTCCTTCAgcaaaaatgtttataaataataaagaacattttaacTAATCTGTGCctttctgtgtttatatatatatatttgcacacacacacacacaatgattCTTTCAATACTAAATATGGTGTTGGGCATTAGATCCTGCCCTGTTACTCAGTGGGGTACCTAAAAGTTAGTGGGCACCACAGCCAAATCAGCTCACCCCTATGATGCAAAAGGCAAAGTGGAAGAGAGACTCTTGGGTATTTAAATGGAATAAAGTAAATAATTTGTTCCCAAGCATTATTATACCAGTTAGTTGCGCTCACACACAATACTATTTGTAGCTTCTGATAGAGTATCTCGCCCTCTGGTGGCTTTCTGGGATACTGCTGCCCTTTAATCTGCACCCTGACATTCACCGGCAGGGGCAATATTCTGGGCAAGGAGGCAGGCAGGAGGGGTTTTTGAATATGGTACAGTCCAGGCTCCTATGTGTGGGGATATCTTATCAAGGGGCAtacttattatagtgtgtaagccaacattacctgatattgcccatagcaaccaatcagatctttgattttgttttctaacttgtacacaaatgttcaaatctaattgctgattggttgttatgtgcaacatcaccggtgatgttggcttacacactataattaaTATGCCCCTTAAGTGTTTTGAATGTTGGAGGCAGTGGATGATGAAAATGCTTTGGATAAATGTCCCACTGGGCAAAACTGTCCATGAGCAGCGTTGGGACAATACTGATGCCACCCTCTTCCCCTGTGCATTTACCCTACTGCAGAGCTCGGATCAGGCCAAGAAGGTGGTGGGATTTACTAAAGTTGTGTAACTGAAACTCTCTGCACTTCTCACTTTGCATAATGGCAGAAATGGCACTGGTTCCCCTGCCAGGTAATAAGTGATGCTGAAACGGCTGGGGCTAGTGAGAGAGAGTAACTAATAGTGCCATGTATGCCCCCCATTGTTGGCTACCTACCGGCAACCACAGCAGCCAGAGTTAAGGGCACTCTCAGATGAAGGCTGGTTTAACAGTACATAGAAACCTGTATGACCATTAGCGGCTACAGACAGTGGAGGGTATGTACAGCCAGCTCCCCCTTGGGGCCACACTGGGTGACTTATTTGCACACCCTCCTGTTGCCCATCATAGTATTATTTGCTCACAGGCAGGAATGTAAGTTGGGCAGCTATTAAGAAGCGCAGTTCTGGGTTGACTCACACCTGCACTAGATTGGGTTCCCTTATGGCCCTGACTTTCATTTTGGCCAATTGGGTGTGGTGCAATGGTGCCTGACCGGTCTGTCGGTGCAGACTTTGTTGCTTGTGGCGGGTAGGCATCTGTGCTTTTGGTGCTGGTGGGTATTAATGGCCCTGTATATAGTGCCAGTGGGAATGGTAGAGAGGttggctttagggtgaagacacacagagctactagtagcagctacttgtcacggctacagaaatagacaatgctgatcgtttactgataattgtctctatgtgtgttttagcagaggcaattctcagtattgtctatggcaggggattttttgaagtttagtagctgttactaagtagctctgtgtgtcttcaccctaaggtaaGGCACAAGGGCATTTACTCCTCAGCACCAGAGAATATGTACATCTAGGCATTGGGGCATTTCAGCAAGTGCTGGGGGGGGCCCTAGGTTTGACAGGATCGGAGCTGGATGAAGAGGCCCCCGACAATTTAAGATAATCGGGTCTGAGCAGGGGAAATAACTGACCTACCCCCCCAGTTACCCTCCATAAACTATAGCCAGCGGTGTTGTGGGATGAGGGAGTTTTAGTGCAACAACAGTATAGCACTACACAGTAAAATGTCTGCGATTTTTTGGGAGTTGCATTCCCCCAGCAGCTTGATGGCCAGCCCTGGTTAATATGCTGAGAACATATAACAGTCCTTACACCACATTGTTATCTTCCCTTTGTACCTTTTACTAACCCCTTACTCACCCCTTACTCACAAGCTGCCCCTGCAGGGCCCCGGGGCACGTTTCGGCCACACCAGCCCTTGTACATTCCATGGGGGTCCCACAATTCCAGCTGGGGGGGGCACGCCGCTTAGTTTGGTACAGGGAGGGTCAGTCTGCGGGAGAGAACTGCAAACATGTTGGGTCCCAACACCGGCAccgcacaaacagcccccaactGTACGCCTTACATATACTTATTCCCCACCCCTTGCCGCACCGTTGTCCCTACGCCCCGCCCCATCTGTCACCTAGTGGAGACGCCCCCTTGCTGCCGGCTATGTGATTCCCCGCTGAGATgcgcacagtggccccagcatggCAGAGACATCTCGGGAACTGCCCCTCAGCACTCTCACCGCCAGTACCCGGAGAGCCCTCCGCATCCGTGCCCGGCAGGTGAGCTCTAGcccggccccccggcccccagggtatatatctatagctgcccccccggATATatctctatagctgccccccggcccccctggtatatatctatagctgcccccctggtatatatctatagctgccccctggtatatatctatagctgccccccggcccccctggtatatatctatagctgccccctggtatatatctatagctgccccccggcccccctggtatatatctatagctgcccccctggTATATATCTATAGCTGCCCCCTGGTATATATCTAAAGCTGCCCCCCGGCCCCCAGGGTATatatctatagctgccccccgggtatatatctatagctgcccccctggtatatatctatagctgcccccctggtatatatctatagctgcccccctggTATATATCTATAGCTGCCACCCGGCCCCTAGGGTATatatctatagctgccccccggcccccagggtatatatctatagctgccccccgggtatatatctatagctgccccccggCCCCTAGGGTATatatctatagctgccccccggcccccagggtatatatctatagctgcccccctggtatatatctatagctgccccccggCCCCTAGGGTATatatctatagctgccccccgggtatatatctatagctgccccccgggtatatatctatagctgcccccctggTATAAatctatagctgccccccggcccccagggtatatatctatagctgccccccccccccccgggtatatctctatagctgccccccggcccccagggtatatatctatatctgcccccccccagggtaTATATTTATAGCTGCCCCCCTGGTATATATCTATAGCTGCCCCCGGGTATatatctatagctgccccccggcccccagggtatatatctatatctgccccccccccagggtatatatctatagctgcccccctggtatatatctatagctgcccccgggtatatatctatagctgccccccggcccctctggtaCTACACTCTCCCAGCCTGTTCTTTCCGTCCCCTTATTGCTTAGTTACCCTGTTCTAGTCTTCCCGTTGCTGGGTTACCTGGGAGCTCTCCTATCAGGATAATCCCCATCTTTATACTTGTCTCATCCCCTGAgcccttgtatatatatatacacctgtatGCATGATAgtcagtcatatatatatatatatatatatctagaacAAATTAATCAACTAGAGAAGtgaaaccgcactcacaggacttgtggACAAAATAATGGTGTTATTAAGAGATGGACTCTCTAACGCTCTATTCACCCCTTTTTTGTccacaagtcctgtgagtgcggtttcaCTTCTCtaggtaattatatatatatatatacgtgtacATAATcagtctgatatatatatatgtatatttgatAGAGAGTGAGTCCGagtgatatataataatggcagtGACTGTACCTGCTCTGTATCCTCTTTCCTATAAAGACATTTGGGAGAAATCTGGAGAATTAGCAGTTTACGCCCCCCTCCCTGCGCCTATATGTGggttatactgtgtatatacagttACACTTATTTCTGAGGACTTTGGATGGGCAACCATACAAACCTGGAacatctttctttttttggtaCTCAAAATtataccccccctccccaaaatGGCTATAGAATAACATAAAACCCAGTTTCCCATCATCCCTCCTAAATTCAGTGGCAGTATCTGCTTAGTTGCCAGTTGGGCTACAAGGTGCCCAGTATAGGCAATGTCCTGGATAATTCCACTGTCTGGGGTTAAACACTACCCCATAGAGCATTTGCAGACAGTAATTAAAATGA from the Xenopus tropicalis strain Nigerian chromosome 5, UCB_Xtro_10.0, whole genome shotgun sequence genome contains:
- the ubxn2a gene encoding UBX domain-containing protein 2A (The RefSeq protein has 1 substitution compared to this genomic sequence); protein product: MREADKLDNMKSQDRGFRSGGRGSERKRCDSFVNSLFEEAENAGAFIASPEDEDSNADVIIKMWKNGFTINDGYLRDYSGAENRQFMDSVRKGELPEELQKTFDKEEIAVNVEDRKNEEYLLRKPNIDAFSGLGHRLGSAAPKVITKDMETCNEQSLPSVDLNELEPLTNIKVWLADGKRIVQKFNTSHRISDVRDFLERIPCKPGNAPFTLATSFPLHDLLDESLTIQEAELQNSVLVQKLQRTTEPFRNS